GGGATGACCACTTCGTAGATATGGTCCAAACCGGTTCTAATGTTACAATCATCGCCCGCACCTACCGTCGTACCGTTCCAGACGCCTGGGGCCGTCACCGAGAAGTCGGCGCACTCGCGAACAAGCACTTGGACTCGGATGGTATCATTGGAGCGATTCTCGTCAGTCGCGAGGTCACTGTAAATCAACAGTTCATAGTCGCCGACAACGCCGGGTGCGGTTTCCGTTCCGGCCCAGTCGTGGTTTTCGGTTGCGAACTGTGCCAGTGCCGCCGTATTTTCCGTGTTGATCGGACCGCCGTTGAAGCGGTACTTCACCGGAGCGGATTCCGTCGTCGTTCCGAAGTTCGTGAACTGCGCAACGATATTAAGAACCGCGTTCGGGGAAACCTGCAGCGGAGCGGGCGAAATCAAAGAGGTCGCCGCAAAGTCATGGGTAAGACCTTGACCGAGATAGAACCAAACTGCACGGCCGTCGAGGGCGTTCGTGTAGGCAGAATCCATGACCGTTGAACAGTGGTAATTCAAGAAGTCACCACCGGTCGTACGGTGAATTCCGATAAGTGGGCTGGAACCATTGGTATTAGCATCAGCCACAACGGCCTGAATCTGGCGATACTGGAACTTAATCTTGCCATCATTCCAAAGCTGAACTTGATAGTCAAGCAAATCCGTACCGTTTGTACAACACGTACCCACCGAGTCCCACGTGATGGTCACATGGTCAGCATACTGCTGATACACAACGCGGCCGCCGTCCGAGCTTGCGCCCGTGTTGGTGTTGCCGTCATCATGGTACGGTAGAATCATCGGATTAGCAAACGTCATTGACGGGCACGGATTTGACCACGACGTGTATGTAGTCACAAAGGCAATCACGCCATTTGTGGATGCATTTGCCGAGGTGTATGTCGTGCCATAAAACGGGAAATTGAATCCAAACGGTACCGACGCTGCCGCATCGTCAGAGCTCGAAATCGGCAATTCAATCGGAGCCGTTGGCTCTTCCCAAGCATAGGTAGCCGTGTCGCCGGCAAGGTTATCCACCCAACGGTAGCCGAACGGGCTCGGACCGCCCTGATCGTCAAGGCGATTCTCATACCGGACTTCCGTCACTTGCATTGCCCAATACGCTTCAAGCATTTGCTTGTCGGCAAGGCTCAAATCACGGCCAGCCTCAAGTGCTTCAAGGGCGGCGGCAATGCGGTCCTTGTTGAACGGGCTTTCCTGAACCACAGCTTCCTGAACCACAGGTGCTTCAGTTGCCGGAGCCTCATAGCCCGCCGGAGCCTGCGGGGAAAGCAGGTCCTGCACAGCGCCTCTGTCGAGGCCGAGCTTCACATTAAGTTCTGCCTTCTTGGCGGCGAGTTCTGGCGTCTCTCCATACTTGAGCATCGACTGCTCAACTTGGAGAAGCTCCATTTTCGCACGATCGCGTTCCGTCATTTGCTTGTTTCGGCCAGTCTGCTTTGCCACTGCAAAGCCGATCATGCCACAACACAAGATGCCGGTCACTACATACATGAGCCATTTCTTGGTCATCTTCTCTACCTCACTGCTAAGGGTTTTGGGTCTGGGGTCTGGGACCCGATTTGCACGTACTCACAAATACCTTGCACAACTGGTGGGGTTCACCAGTTTCTAAGTTGGATAAATATAGTTGCGAACAAGCAGGGAGTCAATACAAACTGGTTCAAATAAACACATTGTCAGTCTCGGTTAATCAAATCGCAAATTCTTATTTATTAGCATCTAAAAGTATTTATCGATATGTCGTTAATCTTCAACAAATTTCTTAACAGCATACAGCGAATAAACTTAGTAGCTATTCACCAAACTCCTATACGAAGTGTGAAAAATCTTATCCTCTTCTCTTCTTTACAAAAGTGACCCACTGACCAAAATAAAAAGCCGGCTGAATTGCCGGCTTTTCATCACTATCCTGTTTCAAAAAGGGTCAGAATTATTGAGAAATCACTGAGCTGTCGCAGCTTGCTTCAAAGCACGAAAATACTCTCTTGAAAACAGATTCAAGTCATTCCCTGTTGGTGAAAAATCCTTGGACAGAATCGCATTTGCCCCCAAAGACCGCAGTTCATCCTGTACCGACGGTTGATCCAATATCGGTAGTCCCGTCACCACCACGACTCCCGGCTTGAGATTCCGCTCCAGCATCTTCATCAGCACCGCCCGTCCGCTCATGCGCGGCATCTCAAGGTCCAAGGACACAACGTCCGGTGCGGTCTTCTGAATCGTCTCGATGCACTCGTCCCCGTCCGAAACCGCAGCCGCGACCTCGAAACCCTCTTCTTTTTCGATGAGCTGCTGCAATATCCGGCGCACAACCGGATTGTCATCCGCTATTAAAACTCGCACAGCACGTCCCCCTATCGAGGTATTCATAATCTGAACTTCTAATCCGATGTTGCAAGCCTGATAAATTCTCTGGCCCGGTCAATGTTCTCTTCGATTTCCGTGACAAAGGCCGGGATATCCAAGGACAAAATACCGGGGTTCTCCTTTGCAAGAACCTCCCACGCCGGGTCCTGCGACAGATGGTCGTTGACTCGTTCGCGCACCGATGAATCGAGAATTGCCCGCGCCAGACTTGACGACAAATGCACAATCGCCGTCAGCACACTGTA
The genomic region above belongs to bacterium and contains:
- a CDS encoding response regulator; amino-acid sequence: MRVLIADDNPVVRRILQQLIEKEEGFEVAAAVSDGDECIETIQKTAPDVVSLDLEMPRMSGRAVLMKMLERNLKPGVVVVTGLPILDQPSVQDELRSLGANAILSKDFSPTGNDLNLFSREYFRALKQAATAQ